In Deltaproteobacteria bacterium, the genomic stretch CCGTAAGTTCTTTTGCTTGAGCCCGCGCGTTAACAGCCGGCACACCAGTAAGTTCCCGAATAGCTCGGCTGCCTGATTCGTTATCAGTTGCCGGGCCTGTAATCAGGGTCGGTAGCCAGTCTCTTTCTTCGAGCCATTTTACCGCTCCCCAAGCACCAACAGGGTCATTGGCGGCCATCATCAAGGCCTTAGGCAAAGCTTTAAGCTCTTCATCAAACAAAACGGAATCAACGCCATAACTGCCCATGATCCCATCGCCGAGCTCTAAGACAATCATATCCAACGAATGCTCAGCCAATTGGGAAATACAGCTCTTAGCAATATCGGGCACGTGCATATTCGCAGTTGAGGAATAACCAACGTCTGCAAAAGTGATAGCCTCTACGGCGCCATGGTCTCGCATCTCCAAGGCATCTCGTCTTAGGGCCACACCGGTCACTTTCGCCGCGCCAACCTTTAGACCCCGGCGAGTAGCCTCGCGAATCAAAATCGATGCAGCGCTCGTCTTGCCTGCATGCATGCAAGTTCCGGCAACAAATAAGGTGGGAGGTACATTTGCAGGTAACTTATCCACCAGTGGGACGGTTCCAGGAAAAATATTTGCCGGCACGCCCACCCGGTGACCCAGCTTTGGAAATGTCATGACAGCACCGAGTACTTCAACTCTACATGGGGGGCCCACATCTGGGTTTACGGATGTGCATTCACCAATCACTCCGCCCATATTGAGCAAATGAAGAATATCGCCCTTTTCAACTTTTTCTGGGATTCGCCCAGCGTAACCTCGCAAGGCTTCGCGAGCACCTAAAACGCCTGCCACTAAATCTCCGGCATGTACGGGCATCGTTCGGCCGTGTTCGTCCTCGAGTGTGTTGTAAACAGTCTTCGTATCTAAAACGCGCACTGCGAGCACTGTTCCCTGTTCAGCGGGAATCGGGCCACCTACGACAACTTCCTCATGAATGTTGGCGGTTCGGGTGGAAGAGGCAATTTTGTTCAATCTGATTTTCATAATTTTGTTTCCATTGAATTAATTCGAAGGGTTCTCGAGTCTTAGGCACTGCGGCGGCGTATCAAGCCTGGGATGTCGCGCTTGAGCCAACCAGCCAGGATACGGGCTCCATGCTCATCGGCGCAGGCTACAAAAACCGTGTCATTGCCTGCCAAGGTACCGAGCACACCCGCAAGTTGGGCGTCATCAATAAATTGCGCCAACATCGGAGCAGAAGCCGGAATCGTTTTAAGAACGACCATGGGTCCACTTTGCGTCGCTTGAGCGTCCGTAACGGGAACGTTTGGCGGCAAAGAGCCACTGTCGCAGACATAGATGCCATCAACTTTATGCACTTCACGAGATTTTAATTCTCGTGAAACCGAGGCCTGATTCACATCGTAACCTGCTGATTTTAAAGCAGAAACCAGCTCACCCTGGGTCTTAAAGACGCCTTGATCAATGAGCTTTATAAGTTCTTCTCGCCACATATTATGCATCCTTGCAGCATATTTAATGAATGATCAAGCATCTTACGGTGTATATTATGCAGGATATCGGCTAATTTTATGCAAAAAAAGATCTTCGCCTTCAGAACGTACGCAGGTGGTTAAATTCGTACAGCCTTTGATCTCTGGCAATTGTTTCGGGGATCGACCTTGGGCATATTGGTCGGACCGTCATGGCATGATGGTCGGAAATCATTGAGCTATCGCAGCCATATCGGTAGCAGGACCAGGCGTTTTAAGTGCAAATAGTTACGGACAGTACACAGCTGGTTCGAGCCTTTCTCGAAGCTGAAGACATCGCAGCCAATGCGAATCATCCTCTTTCATCCGCCCACCTGCTTCTTGCGTTGTTTACCTTCCCCA encodes the following:
- a CDS encoding ArgR family transcriptional regulator, producing the protein MWREELIKLIDQGVFKTQGELVSALKSAGYDVNQASVSRELKSREVHKVDGIYVCDSGSLPPNVPVTDAQATQSGPMVVLKTIPASAPMLAQFIDDAQLAGVLGTLAGNDTVFVACADEHGARILAGWLKRDIPGLIRRRSA